Proteins from one Anastrepha obliqua isolate idAnaObli1 chromosome 2, idAnaObli1_1.0, whole genome shotgun sequence genomic window:
- the LOC129238389 gene encoding protein PF3D7_1417600-like: MGKASPIPSGNRYSILSDSIPKPPKAKRKKPIITEDSFPVLPEPVKTINANDPKFILIKSTDTSNPIAKYSVFAKKKALDSISTEYSSVDILRDGSLLVLTKSNKVAEKFLKCKNFGGLCPVSIELHASLNTCKGTIFDLNLANTEEQEILEGLKSQGVVAVYKFTKICNGEKVPTGRIVLTFNLYKVPHDIDIAWYSVRVEEYFPTPMRCRNCQLLGHTIKRCNNNPTCENCNMPPHNPELCQRTMCANCLGSHSASDKYCPLYLQQKEILKIKTQNKCNYKEAKRLYKIHNPTPVNSKQSYASVANSTQPQSSTLNSNSISLSNCSNSSNDPSIPSQTNNNSYSNGPNKSFDLIKNTNNNYNTTDLQALFSSFITSHNSLPLTTHDSNVNSNLSSFSTQQNIVTTHTVTPHSLSIRNSINSTPNSSLLNNEHNIATTCSSNNATSLSSNLNPTEKQSLTTISYEHLECVDSHLSNKVTKETYTDILNSDHEEPVL, translated from the coding sequence ATGGGGAAAGCTTCCCCGATCCCTTCGGGGAATCGGTATAGTATACTGTCCGACAGTATACCTAAACCCCCAAAAGCTAAACGCAAAAAACCCATCATCACTGAAGACTCTTTCCCGGTATTACCGGAACCAGTGAAAACAATCAACGCAAATGAtccgaaatttattttaattaaatcaactGATACCTCCAACCCTATTGCTAAATACAGCGTTTTTGCTAAAAAGAAGGCACTGGATAGCATTAGTACAGAATATAGCTCAGTGGACATACTTCGCGATGGGAGCCTACTCGTACTAACTAAATCAAATAAAGTGGcggaaaaatttctaaaatgcaaaaatttcggTGGTTTATGTCCAGTTTCAATTGAATTACACGCTTCATTAAATACATGCAAAGGTACTATCTTTGATCTAAATCTTGCGAACACAGAAGAACAAGAGATTCTTGAAGGTCTTAAATCCCAGGGTGTTGTtgctgtatataaatttacaaaaatttgtaacgGAGAAAAAGTCCCAACAGGCCGAATCGTTCTGACATTTAACCTTTACAAGGTCCCACATGACATTGATATCGCTTGGTACTCAGTAAGAGTAGAAGAATATTTCCCAACACCAATGCGATGCAGAAATTGCCAACTACTCGGGCACACTATCAAAAGATGCAACAACAACCCCACTTGTGAGAATTGCAATATGCCCCCACACAACCCCGAATTATGTCAACGTACCATGTGTGCAAATTGTCTTGGCTCTCATTCAGCTTCTGACAAATACTGCCCTTTATATttgcaacaaaaagaaatattgaaaataaaaacacagaaCAAGTGTAATTATAAAGAAGCTAAACGTCTGTACAAAATCCATAATCCCACACCCGTTAACTCAAAGCAATCTTATGCATCGGTTGCTAACTCCACACAACCGCAATCAAGTACACTCAATTCAAACTCCATCTCTCTTTCTAACTGTTCAAACAGCTCTAACGACCCATCGATTCCATCACAAACCAATAATAACTCTTACTCTAACGGACCCAATAAATCAttcgatttgataaaaaataccaataacaacTACAACACAACAGATCTGCAAGCTCTCTTCTCTTCCTTCATTACTTCACACAACTCTCTTCCTCTTACTACTCACGACTCTAATGTAAATTCAAACCTCTCATCTTTTTCTACTCAACAAAATATAGTTACTACACACACGGTAACTCCCCATTCTCTTTCGATACGTAACTCTATTAATTCAACACCCAACTCCTCTTTACTCAATAACGAACATAACATTGCTACCACATGCTCTTCAAATAACGCTACATCTCTTTcatccaacctaaatccaacaGAAAAACAATCTCTTACAACCATCTCTTATGAGCACTTGGAATGTGTAGATTCACATCTAAGCAACAAAGTGACTAAAGAAACTTATACAGACATCCTCAACAGCGACCACGAAGAACCCGTACTATAG